The Streptomyces sp. NBC_00510 genomic interval TCGCGCGCGGCCTGCTGTAGGCGATGTAGGCGTGCGCGCCCGCCATCTTTCCCACCAGGGCCCGGGACTCCGCGGCGAACGGATGGCTCTCGCCGTCGCGCGCCACGTGCAGCCACCACACCTCGCGCCGGCCGCACGCGTCGGCCAGCGCGTACAGCATCGCCATCACCGGTGTGGCGCCCACCCCCGCGGAGAGCAGCACCACCGGCGTGTCGCCCTCCCCGAGGACGAAGGTGCCGCGCGGCGCGGCGACGTCCAGCAGGTCGCCCTCCCGCACGTGCCGGCGTAGGAAGCCGCTGCCCGCGCCGTGCGGCTCCTGCTTGACGCTGATCCGGTACTCCGCCGCGCCGGGCCGCCCCGACAGGGAGTACGTGCGGATCAGCGGCGGCCCGTCGGCGTCAGGCCGCATACGGACGGTGAGGAACTGGCCCGGCATCCCGGCCGGCAGCGGACGGCCGTCCTGCGCGGCCAGCGTCAGCGAGAAGATGCTGCTGCTCTCGTCCCGGACCCGGGCCACCCGTAGCGGGCGGAAGCCCGGCCACGCCGGGGGAGGGGCCGCCGTGCCGGTCAGCCCGGGGTTGCCCGCCGCGCCGCCCCCGTCCCCCGCCGGGGCGTCGAGCAGCGCCCGCATCGACGCCTGCCACCCCGGGCTCAACGCCGGGATGCGCAGGGCGCGCTCGACCTGGTCCCGGGGATGCCCGGGCAGGTACAGCAGCGCGTCGATGTCGGCGACCGTCATCGCCTCCGGCCCGGTCCCGAGCTTGACGATGTCGTCGCCCGCGGCGACCTCACCCTCTTCCAGCACCCGCAGGTAGAAGCCGGGGCGCCGGTGGGCCACCAGCAGCGCGGCCATCCTGGGCTCCGCCATGCGCATTCCGACCCGGTAGCAGGTCACGCGCGGCTGCGTGACCTCGAAGACCGCGCCGCCGATGCGGTACCGGTCCCCGATGCACACCTCGTCGTCGGGCAGCCCGTCCACGGTGAAGTTCTCGCCGAAGTTGCCGAAGGTCAGGTCGTCCCGCCCGAGCTCCTTCTGCCAGTGGCGGTACGAGTCCAGCTGGTACACCAGCACCGCCCGCTGCTCCCCGCCGTGCCCGCCGAGGTCGCCCTGCCCGTCGCCGTCGATGTTGAGCCGCCGGACCACGCGCGGCCCGGAGACCGGCTCCTTCCAGACGCCCGTGTACGTCGTCCGGCCCTGCCACGGCACGTTATTGGGCATACCGACGCTCACGGCGACCAGTGTGGCCATGCGCCATCTCCCTCGTAGCGCGAGCCCCCGCCTCCCGGCCACCGTATTACGCCCATCGTGCCGCGCAACCCGGCCGAGGGGACGGTCCCCGGCCCCCCGGGGCGGGCGGTGCCCCGCGATCACCACCGCCTAGGGTGGGGATCCCGGCCCTGGCGGCCGGGATTGCGGGCGGGCACGACGGTGTTGACCCACCCGACAGCCGCCGGCCCCTCGATGGACGGAGACCAGCACCACCCATGTCCACCACCGTTGATCACGCCCACCCCGCGGAGTCCGATGGCGAGCCCGCCCGGGCCGACGCCGCACCTGCCCTGGACAACCCGGTGTGGGCCGCCCTCACCGGCCCGCACGCCGGATTCGCCGAGGTCCGCGGCCGAGCCGCCCGTTACCGGTCCGACGTGTCCGTCTTCGCGGGCCTCGCCGACCCGGCCGACCCCGCCGCCTGGGACGACCTGGCCCGGTTGCTCGGCCCCGGCGGTACCGCCCTGGTCACCGGCTCACCGGTGATCCCCGAGGACTGGGAGGTCGTGGAGGGCGGCGAGGGCATGCAGATGGTCGACACCGCACTCCGCGCCGAGCACGCCCCGGAGGCCGTACGCCTCGGCCCCGCCGACGTCGACGACGTCATGGACCTGATCGCCCGCACGCGGCCCGGCCCCTTCCTGCCGAAGACCCTCGAACTCGGCACGTACCTGGGCATCCGGGAGGACGGCCGGCTGATCGCCATGGCCGGGGAGCGCATCCAGCCGCCCGGCTGGACGGAGATCAGCGCCGTCTGCACCGACCCGGACCACCGCGGCCGCGGCCTGGCGACCCGCCTGATGAGCGCCGTCGCGGCGGGCATCAAGGAGCGCGGGGACACCCCGCTGCTGCACGCCGCCGCGAGCAACACCAACGCGGTACGGCTCTACGAGTCGATCGGCTTCAGCCACCGCCGTCGCACCCTGTTCCTGCTGGTCCGCGCACCGGGAGGCCGGGCCTAACCCCGGTCTGTCCGCTCCCGGTCCTCGCCCGCCCGGGCGGGGGCCGCGGGTCGGACGGTCCCGTCGGCGGTGCCGGCGGCCAGCGACCCGAGCAGGGCCAGCGAGCGCGCCGCCTCCGAACCCGGCTCGGCGTGGTAGATCACCAGGACCTGGCCCTCGGCGCCGTTGACGCTCAGCTTCTCCCGGTACAGGTCCATGTCGCCGACCTGCGGGTGCCGCATCCGCGCGAGCGTGCCCTCGCGCCGGTGCACGTCGTGGCGCGCCCACAGCTTCCGGAAACGGTCGCTCTTCAGCGAAAGCTCGCCCACGAGCGCGGCCAGCCGGGGGTCGTCGGGATCGGGCCCGGCCACCGCGCGCAGACTCGCCACCGCGTTCACCGTGGCGGTCTGCCAGTCCCGGTGCAGCTCCCGCTCCTCCGGGTCCAGGAACGCCGCGCGGAGCCGGTTCACCCCCGGCACGTTGTTCGGCGACAGCGCCCGCGCCAGGGCGTTCGCGGCCAGGACGTCGAGGTACCTCCCCTGCACGAGTGCCGGCATCGGCAACTGGCCGAGCAACTGGATGATGTGCCCCGGCACCTTCTCCTGGGCGGGGCGCCTGGTCCTGCGCGGCTTGGGTCCGACCAGCCCGATCAGGTAGGCCGTCGCGTCGGCGTCCAGCCGCAGCACGCCCGCGAGCGACTCCAGGACCTGCACGGACGGATTGCGGTCCCGCCCCTGCTCCAGCCGGAGGTAGTAGTCCGAGCTGATGCCCGCGAGCATCGCGACCTCCTCGCGCCGTAGCCCCGGCACGCGCCGCAGCCCACCGCCGCCCAGGCCGACGTCCTCGGGCCGGACGAGTTCCCTCCGGGCCCGCAGGAAGTCACCGATCACATTCGAGCCGTCCATGCGCCCCACGCTAGTTCGCCCCCCGCCCCCGTGCCTGGCCCTGCCGCCCCCAGGAACGGCCCGGCCGTGACCGTCTGGGACCATGGCGCATGGCTGACGAGAACCCGGGTCCCGCCCTTGGGGACGTGCTCGACGACGGGCAGGCACGGGCGCTGATCGGCGCCACCTCCGGCGCCGAGGACCTTCCGGTCGGCGGCGCGACGATGACCATAGGCTCCGCCGGGACGCTGATCATCGTGGACGCGGGGGACGTACCGGGGCGCAGCGGTGTGTGGAACGCCCAGGAGATCCGGCTGCTCGGCCCCGCGCCGGCTCCGGTGCTGGAGCGGCTCTGGGATCCGCCCGGTTTCCATCTGATGGCCCGCGTGGACGAGGGCCTGCTCCACCTCGGCACGGGCCACGCCGAAGTGATCGGTTCGCACCTCCCGCCCGGCGCCACCGTGTACGAACTCGACGACTGCACGGTACGGCTGCAGACGTCCCTCAGCAGGGCGCTGCTCGACCGGGTCCGCCCGCCGCGCCCCGTCGCGGCCCGCCCCGGCCTGGAGTGGCTGGACGAGGTGAACGGCGACCGTGCCCTCGCGCTGGAGCGGTTCGTCACGGGCTGGTACCCGGCCACCGACGGCGCCGCGAAGCCGCCGTTCGTACCGGGCGGCTCCACCGACCTGCCCACCGCGCTCACGCAGCTCTACCGGCTGGCCGTACGGCGCCCCGGCGTCCTGGGCGTCCAGAACCGCATCGTCGAGGACCCCCGTCGCGAGACCGACCGCTGCGGCGACATGCGCGTCATCGGCGTCGAGAACCAAGGAGGGTTCCACTGGTCCACGCCGTGGACGCCCGGCGAGCCCGAGGACGATCCGACCGTCTGGTACAGGGTGCACGACGAACCGCCGGTCGCCGAACGCGAACTGCTCAGCGGCTTCCTCCTCCAGTTCGCGCTCTACGAAGCCGCGATGGGCGCCGACTACGTGGCGATGGCGCACGGCATCACCGGAGTACAGGTCGAGCCGCTCACCCGGGAACTGCGCCCGGTTCCCCTCCGGCCCTTCGAGCCCCGGGCGGCCAGGCGTTTCCACGTGGCACCCGGGCTCGTCCTGAGCGTCTCGAAAGGCTGGAGGGAGGACCGGTTCGACGTACGGGCCGCGGCCACCGACCGCGGTGGCCTGGGCCCCCTGTCCCACGACGCCGTCGACTGGCTGCACTTCGACGGGTGACCCCGCGCCGCGCGGACCTCAGGCGCCGGCTTCCAGGCACAGCACCGGTACGCGCTGGACGAGGTTGTTGGCGAAGCCGCCGCGGTTCCAGGGCTGTTCCAGCGGCTGGGTGTGGCCCTCCGCGTCGGTGGCGCGGACGCTGAGCACGTGGTCGCCGGGCGTCGCCTCCCAGGTGGTGTGCCAGTGCCGCCAGGCCCAGGGGTGGCCCTCGTCGCCGAGTGCGGCCGCCTGCCAGGTGTGGCCGCCGTCCGTGCTCGTCTCGACGCCGACGACCGGCGCGCGGCCGGACCACGCCCGGCCCTCCAGGCGCTGCGGGCCCGGCCGGACGACGCGGGTGCGCGTCATGAAGTCGGGGAAGCCGGGCGGCACCATGAGGGCGCGCGGCGCGATCCGGGTCACCGGCTCGCCCGGCTCGTCGGGCTCCTGCCGGATGCGGTACGCGACGGACTGCTGGAAGCCGGTGAACGGGGTGTCGGTGAGGGTGATGTCGTGCAGCCACTTCACGTGCGCCATGCCGTACCAGCCGGGGACGACCAGCCGGACGGGGTGGCCGTGCTGCGGCGGCAGGGGTGCGCCGTTCATGGCGTACGCCACCAGGACCTCGGGGTCCTCGGCGGTCGCGGCCGCGACCGTCAGCGAGCGCTGGTAGTCCTGCTCGACCCCGCGCTCCACACCGTGGTCGGCGCCGGTGAAGACCGCCTCGACGGCGTCGGGTTCCACGCCCGCCTCCCGCAGCAGCGTGCGCAGCGGCACGCCCGTCCAGTCGGCAGTCCCCACCGCCTCGGTCAGCCAGGGCTGGCTGACCGGCCGCGGGGTCAGTCCGGCACGGCCGTTGCCCGCGCACTCCATGGTGACCCGGTGCGTGACGGCCGGATACCGGCGCAGGTCGTCCATGGACAGTTCCAGCGGGGTGCGGACCTTGCCGCCGACGGTGAGCCGCCAGGTCCTGGCGTCGGCCGG includes:
- a CDS encoding helix-turn-helix transcriptional regulator; its protein translation is MDGSNVIGDFLRARRELVRPEDVGLGGGGLRRVPGLRREEVAMLAGISSDYYLRLEQGRDRNPSVQVLESLAGVLRLDADATAYLIGLVGPKPRRTRRPAQEKVPGHIIQLLGQLPMPALVQGRYLDVLAANALARALSPNNVPGVNRLRAAFLDPEERELHRDWQTATVNAVASLRAVAGPDPDDPRLAALVGELSLKSDRFRKLWARHDVHRREGTLARMRHPQVGDMDLYREKLSVNGAEGQVLVIYHAEPGSEAARSLALLGSLAAGTADGTVRPAAPARAGEDRERTDRG
- a CDS encoding GNAT family N-acetyltransferase, whose product is MSTTVDHAHPAESDGEPARADAAPALDNPVWAALTGPHAGFAEVRGRAARYRSDVSVFAGLADPADPAAWDDLARLLGPGGTALVTGSPVIPEDWEVVEGGEGMQMVDTALRAEHAPEAVRLGPADVDDVMDLIARTRPGPFLPKTLELGTYLGIREDGRLIAMAGERIQPPGWTEISAVCTDPDHRGRGLATRLMSAVAAGIKERGDTPLLHAAASNTNAVRLYESIGFSHRRRTLFLLVRAPGGRA
- a CDS encoding MOSC and FAD-binding oxidoreductase domain-containing protein — its product is MATLVAVSVGMPNNVPWQGRTTYTGVWKEPVSGPRVVRRLNIDGDGQGDLGGHGGEQRAVLVYQLDSYRHWQKELGRDDLTFGNFGENFTVDGLPDDEVCIGDRYRIGGAVFEVTQPRVTCYRVGMRMAEPRMAALLVAHRRPGFYLRVLEEGEVAAGDDIVKLGTGPEAMTVADIDALLYLPGHPRDQVERALRIPALSPGWQASMRALLDAPAGDGGGAAGNPGLTGTAAPPPAWPGFRPLRVARVRDESSSIFSLTLAAQDGRPLPAGMPGQFLTVRMRPDADGPPLIRTYSLSGRPGAAEYRISVKQEPHGAGSGFLRRHVREGDLLDVAAPRGTFVLGEGDTPVVLLSAGVGATPVMAMLYALADACGRREVWWLHVARDGESHPFAAESRALVGKMAGAHAYIAYSRPRASDRAGADYTGAGRLDTARIAALDLPPDADAYICGPQGFMDDMAEALAAGGLAADRIHRETFGALSSINPGVVDATARTPHPPAAPPGEPTGPSVSFARSGLSVPWHPAYGTLLELAEACDVPTRWSCRTGVCHTCETQVLTGGVAYAPEPVDEPAEGNALICCSQPRTDLVLDL
- a CDS encoding sulfite oxidase, whose product is MDELGLAARNHALPLEALRYEVTPPGLHYVLVHFDIPPADARTWRLTVGGKVRTPLELSMDDLRRYPAVTHRVTMECAGNGRAGLTPRPVSQPWLTEAVGTADWTGVPLRTLLREAGVEPDAVEAVFTGADHGVERGVEQDYQRSLTVAAATAEDPEVLVAYAMNGAPLPPQHGHPVRLVVPGWYGMAHVKWLHDITLTDTPFTGFQQSVAYRIRQEPDEPGEPVTRIAPRALMVPPGFPDFMTRTRVVRPGPQRLEGRAWSGRAPVVGVETSTDGGHTWQAAALGDEGHPWAWRHWHTTWEATPGDHVLSVRATDAEGHTQPLEQPWNRGGFANNLVQRVPVLCLEAGA